The Methanomassiliicoccales archaeon genome has a window encoding:
- the rfbA gene encoding glucose-1-phosphate thymidylyltransferase RfbA codes for MKGIILAGGSGSRLYPMTSAINKHLLPIYNKPMVYYPLCTLMLADIKEILIISTPEDIGNFKNLLGDGDRFGLSLNYAVQPSPDGLAQAFIIGEEFIGSDDVAMVLGDNIFIGLEMKERLDLAIRNVKRNKASIFGFRVNDPQRFGVIEYDENGSVVSIEEKPRYPKSNYAAAGLYFYDNRVVEYANMVRPSHRNELEITDVNNLYLQEGCLEAIRLDDGFMWMDAGTPDAMIEAGKYVQTLEKDRNVRVGYPEEIAINNGWINRQDLDEFFAKYAHSDYGKYITKVLEIKEGKV; via the coding sequence ATGAAAGGAATAATCCTAGCTGGCGGGAGTGGTTCTAGACTTTATCCCATGACGTCGGCTATCAATAAGCACCTTCTTCCCATCTATAACAAACCCATGGTTTACTATCCTCTTTGCACATTAATGCTGGCGGACATAAAGGAAATTCTGATCATTTCAACCCCCGAGGATATTGGAAATTTCAAGAATCTCCTAGGAGATGGAGATCGATTCGGTCTGAGCCTGAACTATGCCGTACAACCGTCTCCGGATGGCCTAGCTCAGGCGTTCATCATCGGGGAGGAGTTCATCGGATCGGACGATGTAGCAATGGTGTTGGGAGATAACATCTTCATTGGACTCGAAATGAAGGAGCGCCTGGATCTAGCCATTAGGAATGTGAAGAGAAATAAGGCCTCCATATTCGGCTTCCGGGTAAATGACCCTCAGAGATTCGGAGTAATCGAATATGATGAGAACGGATCGGTCGTCTCGATAGAAGAAAAGCCTAGGTATCCGAAATCCAACTATGCAGCGGCCGGCCTTTATTTTTATGACAACAGAGTGGTCGAGTATGCCAACATGGTAAGACCATCACACAGGAACGAGCTTGAGATTACTGATGTAAATAATCTGTATCTTCAGGAAGGGTGCCTGGAAGCGATCCGTTTGGACGATGGATTCATGTGGATGGATGCTGGAACGCCGGACGCTATGATAGAAGCCGGCAAATATGTCCAGACATTGGAAAAAGACCGAAATGTGCGGGTCGGTTATCCAGAGGAGATAGCCATCAACAATGGCTGGATCAACCGCCAGGATCTCGATGAGTTCTTTGCAAAATATGCTCACAGCGATTACGGAAAGTACATAACCAAGGTCCTTGAAATCAAGGAAGGCAAGGTTTGA
- the rfbC gene encoding dTDP-4-dehydrorhamnose 3,5-epimerase, giving the protein MSVLKLTPMELDGVIVIEPDVHSDERGWFYESYSVLKMKGIGIDTVFIQDNHSYSEKRGVIRGLHFQNPPMVQTKLVRCTRGSVFDVCVDIRTGSPNYSKWVGVRLSAANMKQLFIPAGFAHGFVTLENGTEVQYKVDRPYSKEHERTIRYDDPTLGIDWGIDDPVLSEKDSVAPSLKDVENGLLFSAEKPGRVE; this is encoded by the coding sequence TTGAGCGTTTTGAAACTCACTCCGATGGAACTAGATGGAGTCATCGTCATCGAGCCCGACGTACATTCAGACGAAAGAGGTTGGTTCTATGAAAGTTACTCGGTCCTCAAGATGAAGGGTATCGGCATAGACACGGTTTTCATTCAGGACAACCATTCCTATTCAGAGAAGAGGGGAGTCATCCGGGGACTTCATTTCCAGAATCCCCCGATGGTTCAAACAAAACTCGTGAGATGTACTAGGGGGTCGGTATTTGACGTGTGCGTCGACATTAGAACGGGATCGCCCAACTACAGCAAATGGGTAGGCGTCAGGCTTTCGGCGGCCAACATGAAACAACTATTCATCCCGGCGGGATTTGCACACGGGTTTGTCACCTTGGAAAATGGAACTGAGGTGCAGTATAAAGTGGACCGTCCATACTCCAAGGAACATGAGAGAACCATACGATACGACGACCCAACCCTCGGCATCGATTGGGGGATCGACGATCCCGTGCTCTCGGAAAAGGATTCAGTTGCGCCATCCCTGAAGGATGTTGAGAACGGACTACTATTTTCTGCCGAGAAACCAGGTCGGGTTGAATGA
- the rfbB gene encoding dTDP-glucose 4,6-dehydratase, protein MKILVTGGAGFVGSNYIFHMQKNHPDVEIVCLDSLTYAANIKNLENTIGTNNFVFIKGSVTDPVTVNKVLREGAFDAVLNFAAESHVDRSISNPDIFMNTNILGTQVLMDECRRLDIERYHQVSTDEVYGDLPLHRPDLKFREDSLLRPSSPYSASKAAADLLVLAYYRTYGIRTTIARCSNNYGPYQFPEKLIPKTIMLARQNKPIPIFGNGENVRDWLHAADHCSAIDLVVTAGRPGDVYNIGCNNERRNIDIVRLILREMGKSEDLIHFVGDRPGHDLRYSVDASKIRKELGWQPVYEFEQGIKETLAWYMSNIDWIDDIESGAYGKHNDSYNK, encoded by the coding sequence ATGAAAATCTTGGTAACGGGCGGAGCGGGATTTGTTGGCTCAAATTACATTTTCCACATGCAAAAGAACCATCCGGATGTGGAAATTGTCTGTCTGGATTCGCTGACCTATGCTGCGAACATCAAGAACCTTGAAAATACCATCGGAACTAACAACTTCGTATTCATCAAAGGCAGTGTGACGGATCCAGTAACGGTAAATAAGGTCCTGAGGGAAGGGGCATTCGATGCGGTGCTTAACTTTGCCGCGGAGTCCCATGTCGACCGGTCCATATCCAACCCGGACATTTTCATGAACACCAACATCCTGGGTACACAGGTGCTGATGGATGAGTGCCGCAGGTTGGATATTGAAAGGTACCACCAAGTATCGACCGATGAGGTCTACGGAGACCTTCCTCTCCATAGACCAGACCTAAAATTTCGGGAAGATTCCCTCCTGCGTCCATCCAGCCCATATTCGGCAAGCAAAGCTGCAGCCGACCTCTTGGTTTTGGCCTATTATCGGACCTACGGTATCAGAACGACCATCGCGCGCTGCTCGAACAATTACGGACCGTACCAGTTCCCTGAAAAGCTGATTCCCAAAACGATCATGCTCGCACGGCAGAACAAGCCCATACCGATATTTGGAAACGGAGAGAACGTAAGGGATTGGCTTCATGCGGCGGACCATTGCAGCGCGATCGACCTGGTGGTCACCGCAGGTCGACCGGGTGATGTCTACAATATTGGATGCAACAATGAACGAAGGAATATAGACATCGTCCGGTTGATTCTCAGGGAGATGGGCAAAAGCGAGGACCTCATCCATTTCGTGGGTGACCGTCCAGGGCACGATCTGAGATATTCCGTGGATGCCAGCAAGATCAGGAAGGAACTGGGATGGCAGCCGGTCTATGAGTTCGAACAGGGCATCAAGGAGACCCTGGCCTGGTATATGAGCAACATTGATTGGATCGATGACATCGAATCGGGTGCCTACGGCAAGCACAACGACTCTTACAATAAGTGA
- a CDS encoding Mrp/NBP35 family ATP-binding protein: MENDNIELRTVKEEDVKVLKSLAKIKHEIIVMSGKGGVGKSTVTVNLAMALAMRGYEVGILDADIHGPNIPKMLNIEDAQIQGDQDGLYPVEVTPHMKVMSTAFLLGDKDTPIVWRGPMKMGALRQFVADVKWGELDFLVVDLPPGTGDEPLTIAQLMPEADGAVIVTTPQEVALLDSRKSVTFAKALKLPVLGIVENMSGLICPHCGKEIDLFKKGGGEKASQDMGVPFLGRVPIDPSVVDSGDDGKPIVLAKRDSPATIAFEEIVDKLVAASRENEQRRKK, translated from the coding sequence ATGGAGAACGACAACATCGAGTTGCGCACAGTGAAGGAAGAGGACGTCAAGGTGCTGAAGAGCCTGGCCAAGATAAAGCACGAGATCATCGTGATGAGCGGGAAAGGGGGCGTGGGCAAGTCGACCGTTACCGTGAACCTGGCAATGGCCTTGGCGATGCGCGGATACGAGGTCGGGATCCTCGATGCCGATATCCATGGTCCGAACATCCCGAAGATGCTGAACATCGAGGATGCCCAGATCCAAGGAGATCAGGATGGTCTCTACCCAGTCGAGGTCACGCCTCACATGAAGGTCATGTCGACCGCTTTTCTGCTTGGCGATAAGGATACCCCGATCGTATGGAGGGGACCTATGAAGATGGGCGCCCTCCGGCAGTTCGTGGCAGATGTAAAGTGGGGAGAGCTTGACTTCCTCGTCGTGGACCTCCCACCTGGAACGGGTGACGAACCTCTCACGATCGCTCAGCTGATGCCTGAGGCGGACGGCGCGGTCATAGTCACCACCCCGCAAGAGGTGGCACTGCTCGATTCCCGCAAATCGGTGACGTTCGCAAAGGCCCTGAAACTTCCAGTTCTGGGCATCGTTGAAAACATGAGCGGGCTGATATGTCCGCACTGCGGCAAGGAGATCGACCTGTTCAAGAAGGGGGGAGGGGAAAAGGCCTCACAAGATATGGGCGTTCCGTTCCTTGGCAGGGTACCGATCGACCCGAGCGTGGTGGACAGCGGCGATGATGGAAAGCCGATCGTGCTGGCAAAGAGAGACTCCCCAGCCACCATAGCCTTCGAGGAGATAGTGGACAAGCTAGTGGCTGCCTCCAGGGAAAACGAGCAGAGAAGGAAGAAGTGA
- a CDS encoding NifB/NifX family molybdenum-iron cluster-binding protein, with translation MKICVTVSEGSLDAEIEEEFGHSPLFVCVDPDTMAFTVHDNILEDTDIGYGIQTAENIIKLGADVVITGFIGPHGIKKLTSKNIKVVADEEGTVREALERYNRRHPKTP, from the coding sequence ATGAAGATATGTGTCACCGTCTCAGAGGGAAGCCTGGATGCCGAGATCGAGGAAGAGTTCGGACATTCCCCGCTATTCGTCTGCGTGGACCCGGATACGATGGCTTTCACCGTCCATGACAACATCTTGGAGGATACTGACATCGGTTACGGCATCCAAACCGCGGAGAACATCATCAAGCTTGGAGCGGATGTCGTGATCACCGGTTTCATCGGACCTCACGGGATCAAGAAGCTCACCTCCAAGAACATCAAGGTGGTAGCGGACGAAGAGGGCACGGTGAGGGAAGCGCTAGAGCGCTATAACCGGCGTCATCCGAAGACGCCGTAA
- a CDS encoding universal stress protein — MTSHILLPTDSSLPALVATLKAVEMAKASGSTLVVLNVIEQMPSIELERISEDKALRRCESCDGIAFAKDQAAKVNVPLMTISREGAVTGEILKAADEYKVTTIVLGTSSPSGLSALYLGDVAAAVGKMAKCSVVIVKPTEAEVKSVLEIVNRTNGKGKPSVQTVDSITHTKQFRVGLWLFAGFSVLYLVFTLLGTYGRNIMGEHTLGVNVGIVFGMFIILLTIVMAVMFNWYAGKKEAEG, encoded by the coding sequence ATGACCAGTCACATCCTGTTGCCGACGGACAGCTCCCTGCCTGCGCTCGTCGCCACCCTCAAGGCGGTGGAGATGGCAAAGGCAAGCGGCTCCACGTTGGTGGTGCTCAATGTCATCGAGCAGATGCCGTCGATCGAGCTCGAGCGCATTTCCGAGGACAAGGCATTGAGACGATGCGAATCTTGCGACGGAATAGCGTTCGCCAAGGACCAGGCGGCGAAGGTCAATGTCCCACTGATGACGATCTCTCGGGAAGGAGCGGTCACCGGAGAGATCCTGAAGGCGGCGGACGAGTACAAGGTGACGACAATTGTCCTGGGAACATCGAGCCCGTCCGGCCTCAGCGCACTTTACCTGGGTGACGTAGCGGCGGCCGTGGGGAAGATGGCGAAGTGTTCCGTGGTCATCGTCAAACCGACGGAGGCCGAGGTGAAGTCGGTCCTCGAGATCGTGAACAGGACCAATGGAAAAGGCAAGCCATCCGTGCAGACGGTGGATAGCATCACCCATACGAAGCAGTTCAGAGTAGGACTCTGGCTGTTCGCCGGGTTCAGCGTCCTGTACCTGGTGTTCACGCTCCTGGGCACCTACGGAAGGAACATCATGGGAGAGCACACGCTCGGAGTGAACGTGGGGATAGTCTTCGGGATGTTCATCATCCTTTTGACCATAGTCATGGCAGTGATGTTCAACTGGTACGCCGGCAAGAAGGAAGCGGAGGGATGA
- a CDS encoding cation acetate symporter, whose product MASALDTTSFKPLAFAMFVVIIMITLAISVYFSRRVRTAGHYYVAGGGVKWFVNGIAFAGDYLSAASFLGIAGLIAFSGFDGFMYGIGFLAGWIVALFLIAEPLRVMGKYTFADALVHKFKSKRVRLAAAISTLIVSVFYLIPQMVGAGTIVQPLLGFSYEWGVLIVGGIVILIVATAGMVSTTWVQFIKAILLLIAAIGLTIGVLFAVGMDPITFIGHFISSGAANPATGNPNAYSGDTFMSPGLKYHDPLDYASLALALILGTAALPHILIRYYTVPKPADARKSTVVAIIAMGVFYVLILFLGLGTNYFAGQGAFLVTDSNLAAPTLANYIGGEVFFALISSIAFATILGTVSGLIMAAAGAIAHDIYTEIMGKKSSEKAALRVSKITAVAVGLVAIVLGIIMKGQNVAFLVGLAFAIAASANIPALICTLYWKRATEKGIVMGIFVGLALSLVLIAASPTVMGSGAFFSLNNPGIISIPVGFATTIGVSLLDKKKYPEPVPV is encoded by the coding sequence ATGGCATCAGCACTCGATACCACCAGCTTCAAGCCATTAGCGTTCGCCATGTTCGTCGTGATCATCATGATCACCCTGGCGATCTCCGTGTATTTCTCCCGGCGGGTCCGTACTGCGGGTCACTATTATGTTGCCGGAGGCGGAGTCAAGTGGTTCGTCAACGGCATCGCCTTTGCCGGAGACTACCTTAGCGCAGCGTCCTTCCTGGGAATAGCTGGATTGATCGCCTTCAGCGGGTTCGACGGTTTCATGTACGGGATTGGGTTCCTGGCCGGATGGATAGTAGCACTGTTCCTCATAGCGGAGCCGCTCCGGGTCATGGGCAAGTACACCTTCGCGGACGCGCTGGTGCACAAGTTCAAGAGCAAGCGTGTCCGGCTCGCGGCGGCGATAAGCACGCTCATCGTGAGCGTGTTCTACCTGATACCGCAGATGGTCGGTGCGGGGACTATAGTGCAGCCTCTGCTGGGATTCTCCTATGAATGGGGGGTCCTGATCGTCGGAGGCATCGTCATATTGATAGTGGCCACAGCTGGAATGGTCTCCACCACCTGGGTACAGTTCATTAAGGCGATCCTGCTCCTGATAGCCGCGATAGGGCTGACCATCGGTGTCCTGTTCGCGGTAGGGATGGATCCGATAACGTTTATCGGGCACTTCATCTCCAGCGGAGCGGCGAACCCGGCCACCGGTAACCCCAACGCCTACAGCGGGGACACGTTCATGTCGCCTGGACTGAAGTACCACGATCCGTTGGACTATGCCTCCCTGGCACTGGCCCTGATACTAGGTACCGCCGCGCTGCCGCATATCCTGATACGGTACTACACTGTCCCGAAGCCAGCCGATGCCAGGAAGTCGACGGTCGTAGCGATAATAGCCATGGGCGTGTTCTATGTCCTGATACTGTTCCTCGGTCTGGGAACGAACTACTTCGCAGGCCAAGGGGCCTTCCTGGTGACAGACTCGAACCTGGCGGCTCCTACGCTGGCGAACTATATCGGCGGGGAGGTGTTCTTCGCGCTGATATCATCGATAGCGTTCGCGACCATACTCGGTACGGTCTCAGGCCTGATCATGGCTGCGGCGGGCGCGATAGCCCATGACATATACACCGAGATCATGGGCAAGAAGTCCTCGGAGAAGGCCGCGCTCAGAGTGTCCAAGATAACAGCGGTGGCCGTGGGACTGGTGGCGATTGTACTGGGCATCATAATGAAAGGCCAGAACGTGGCCTTCCTGGTGGGATTGGCATTCGCCATCGCGGCTTCGGCGAACATACCGGCGCTGATATGTACTCTGTACTGGAAGAGGGCCACGGAGAAGGGCATCGTGATGGGCATATTCGTCGGACTGGCCCTGTCACTGGTGCTGATAGCGGCCAGCCCCACAGTGATGGGGTCGGGAGCTTTCTTCTCCCTGAACAACCCGGGTATCATCAGCATACCGGTCGGGTTCGCTACTACGATCGGGGTTTCCCTTCTGGACAAGAAGAAGTATCCGGAGCCCGTGCCAGTCTGA
- a CDS encoding hydrogenase iron-sulfur subunit, producing the protein MDQSIGQRIGVFVCRCGGDIENNIETEVIASSVRSESGVVHTSIHDFLCSKSSRETISKTVRDERLDRVVVSACSPRLYLQDFQQAVEEGGLDKCMLEMSNIREQCSWIHWSQKELQTEKAVDMTLMAVAKLRNQFPSEKGNVAIVNKVRCTGCGVCEAVCNVNAIRVAEDPEAGGKRKATVNPKACEGCGACVSACPTAAMDQTCFSNAQVVAEIETALRNSREERTFPNILVFSCHHCSYAAADTAGLKRLGTDVHFRAIRVMCSARVDPEWVLKALSSGADGVLILAGSPGRCHYEVGNLRTRKRMTLLKIVLQQLGFDEDRFLIEFVDEEQPEKYRTTIEEYVQKIRDLGPNPIVPNAKPDPKRLEMPGLKL; encoded by the coding sequence TTGGATCAGTCCATTGGTCAGAGAATAGGAGTATTCGTTTGCCGCTGCGGTGGGGACATCGAAAACAATATTGAAACCGAAGTGATCGCGAGCTCGGTAAGGTCAGAGTCCGGTGTCGTTCATACCAGCATTCATGATTTCCTCTGTTCCAAATCATCAAGGGAGACCATTTCCAAAACCGTCAGGGACGAACGGTTGGACAGGGTCGTGGTCTCAGCTTGTTCTCCTCGGCTCTACCTGCAGGATTTCCAGCAGGCAGTGGAGGAAGGAGGCCTGGACAAATGCATGCTGGAGATGTCCAACATACGCGAGCAGTGCTCCTGGATCCACTGGAGCCAAAAGGAGCTCCAGACCGAAAAGGCCGTCGACATGACCTTGATGGCGGTGGCCAAGCTGCGCAACCAGTTCCCTTCAGAGAAAGGAAATGTCGCGATCGTTAATAAGGTCAGATGCACTGGATGTGGAGTATGCGAGGCGGTCTGCAACGTCAACGCCATCAGGGTCGCGGAGGATCCGGAAGCAGGCGGGAAAAGAAAGGCGACCGTCAACCCGAAGGCCTGCGAGGGCTGCGGAGCCTGCGTTTCCGCCTGTCCCACGGCCGCCATGGACCAGACCTGTTTCTCCAACGCCCAGGTTGTGGCCGAGATCGAGACCGCCCTGCGCAATTCTAGGGAAGAGAGGACATTCCCGAACATACTGGTCTTCTCATGCCACCATTGCTCCTATGCCGCCGCCGACACCGCCGGGTTGAAGCGCCTCGGCACCGATGTCCACTTCCGGGCCATCAGGGTCATGTGTTCGGCGCGGGTGGACCCGGAATGGGTGCTCAAGGCCCTTTCCAGCGGGGCGGATGGCGTACTGATATTGGCTGGATCCCCCGGCCGTTGCCATTACGAGGTCGGCAACCTGCGCACCCGCAAGCGGATGACACTCCTGAAGATCGTGTTGCAGCAGTTGGGATTCGATGAGGACCGCTTCTTGATCGAGTTTGTCGATGAGGAGCAGCCGGAGAAATACCGGACCACCATTGAGGAATATGTTCAGAAGATAAGGGACCTGGGCCCCAACCCGATCGTTCCCAATGCCAAGCCGGACCCGAAACGGTTGGAAATGCCCGGCCTGAAACTGTAA
- a CDS encoding SDR family oxidoreductase yields MSKVAIIGGSGLLGQYLVDEALSRGHEVISTYKGGKPSPGGKAVSLDMTDQNAVDSFFSLEMPDRVLLPAAMTNVDECERRPQAAFSVNVEGTMNVAQACKSSGTSLLYVSTDYVFNGFKGSKYYEFENPDPLSIYSKTKLEGERLVMDSSKHNAVCRVAVLYGWNRLTDKDNFVSWVIRSVRAGNEVKLFKDQFVTATYAPHCAKVLMEVSERGLKGLFHTSGPDCLSRYQMGMVIADVFGLDTDLMKPHMLEDANLLAKRARNTCLNVENIEAQLDMSMMPFRAGLEDMRLTELDSGNVT; encoded by the coding sequence GTGAGCAAGGTAGCGATCATCGGGGGATCCGGTCTGCTGGGCCAGTATTTGGTCGATGAGGCATTGTCCCGAGGTCATGAGGTCATATCAACCTACAAAGGGGGAAAGCCCAGCCCGGGAGGTAAGGCGGTATCGTTGGACATGACCGACCAAAATGCCGTTGATTCTTTCTTTTCCCTTGAAATGCCTGACCGTGTCCTTCTACCAGCGGCCATGACCAATGTCGATGAATGTGAAAGGAGACCTCAGGCCGCCTTCTCGGTGAACGTTGAAGGCACAATGAACGTAGCCCAGGCATGCAAGTCCAGCGGAACCTCCTTATTGTACGTGTCCACCGACTACGTTTTCAACGGGTTCAAAGGCTCAAAATATTACGAGTTCGAGAACCCTGATCCGCTCAGCATCTATTCCAAGACCAAACTGGAGGGCGAACGTTTGGTGATGGACTCATCGAAACATAATGCCGTCTGCCGGGTAGCAGTGCTCTATGGATGGAACAGACTTACCGACAAGGACAATTTCGTGAGCTGGGTGATCCGCTCGGTCAGGGCAGGGAACGAGGTCAAGCTATTCAAGGACCAGTTCGTCACCGCCACCTATGCGCCTCATTGCGCTAAGGTCCTGATGGAGGTGTCCGAGCGCGGCCTCAAGGGACTTTTCCATACCAGCGGTCCCGATTGTCTCAGTCGTTATCAAATGGGCATGGTCATTGCCGATGTGTTCGGCTTGGACACTGATCTGATGAAGCCGCACATGCTGGAAGATGCGAATCTACTGGCCAAGAGGGCGAGGAACACCTGCCTGAACGTTGAGAACATCGAGGCGCAGCTGGACATGTCCATGATGCCTTTCCGGGCCGGCCTTGAGGACATGAGGCTGACGGAGCTTGACTCCGGAAATGTCACCTGA
- a CDS encoding HisA/HisF-related TIM barrel protein, giving the protein MNRIRACPYCGSEDIFPKIIFGGPLAGVDNKDGSFRCRSCGKLAVPLDFTTEKERLSFRGANMDQNDQADTFKHIPILPVDTRGFFSVGSNDLPLGSVAEVVSVKWDGTRLARTDYSAKFSKYWKAVSGQRYNASEIMLMDLAGIIEARPNFDVLRQLLKRKNSVWLEIGMRNEDDLFDAFAMGVSYAVAGSLCCRNINMFKELFELSDKCIPCLYVDNRVVWERPGAGPADLGEAIEALKNIGFEEIAIIDLPRLGTGSGYSEEMVASALGHGITLHVGGGITEKDFESLEKMGVSGALVDPFTPIIEDIIESPEGAATTTITSTPTRLEAPSSTSANNTI; this is encoded by the coding sequence ATGAATCGCATCAGAGCGTGTCCTTACTGTGGGAGCGAGGACATCTTCCCAAAGATAATATTCGGAGGCCCGCTGGCCGGAGTGGACAACAAGGATGGCAGCTTTCGCTGCCGCTCCTGCGGCAAATTGGCCGTTCCACTCGATTTCACGACCGAAAAAGAGAGACTATCATTCCGAGGCGCCAACATGGACCAAAATGACCAAGCGGACACGTTCAAGCATATACCAATACTGCCAGTGGATACGAGAGGCTTCTTCTCTGTAGGCAGCAACGACCTGCCGCTGGGCAGCGTGGCCGAAGTGGTCAGCGTAAAATGGGACGGAACAAGATTGGCCAGGACCGATTACAGCGCCAAGTTCAGCAAGTACTGGAAGGCGGTGTCCGGGCAGAGATACAATGCATCGGAAATAATGCTGATGGACCTGGCTGGGATCATCGAGGCGCGTCCCAACTTCGACGTTCTGCGACAGCTCCTCAAAAGGAAGAACAGCGTGTGGCTCGAGATCGGTATGAGAAACGAGGATGACCTTTTCGACGCTTTCGCCATGGGCGTCTCCTATGCGGTGGCTGGCAGCCTTTGCTGCCGTAACATAAACATGTTCAAGGAACTGTTCGAGCTTTCGGATAAGTGTATCCCCTGTCTGTATGTGGATAACCGTGTGGTATGGGAAAGGCCTGGGGCAGGACCGGCCGATCTGGGTGAGGCGATCGAGGCCCTGAAGAACATAGGCTTCGAAGAGATCGCCATCATAGACCTACCAAGGTTGGGGACCGGTTCCGGTTATTCCGAAGAGATGGTAGCCAGTGCCCTCGGCCATGGCATCACCCTCCACGTGGGTGGTGGAATAACAGAAAAGGATTTCGAATCCCTGGAGAAGATGGGCGTGTCCGGAGCCTTGGTGGACCCTTTCACCCCGATCATCGAGGACATCATCGAATCACCGGAGGGTGCCGCCACCACAACGATCACCTCAACCCCGACCAGGCTTGAAGCGCCCTCTAGCACTTCTGCGAACAACACGATCTGA
- a CDS encoding PrsW family glutamic-type intramembrane protease, with protein sequence MVDFIGLVLVVIVSVTPPILYLIWVRNAELCRRESMGSVLMAFAFAAVVSLSAAFIIESFLVGTLFSPGSVLNQGFWGIQPNDQNLQLLILAVFIAPIVEEFTKSWAVLFMSPRLNEIEDGLVYGAAAGLGFAAVENILYNGSALVSGTEVFLVIAISRALTSTLLHASATAVTGYGIALSKFHRMAGHPQSWVLYYAGAVVLHASFNLFAIMGNFTSDVAFVSLIGLILSFLLAWIVFTWIRSSIQRLDRVNGCLR encoded by the coding sequence ATGGTCGATTTTATTGGCCTGGTCCTGGTTGTCATCGTTTCGGTCACCCCTCCGATCCTGTATCTCATCTGGGTTAGGAACGCGGAGTTGTGCCGGCGGGAATCGATGGGTTCGGTCCTGATGGCGTTCGCATTTGCGGCGGTGGTCTCTCTGAGCGCGGCGTTCATCATCGAATCATTCCTGGTCGGTACCCTTTTCAGTCCTGGCAGCGTTCTTAACCAGGGGTTCTGGGGGATACAGCCCAACGACCAGAACCTGCAGTTGCTGATACTGGCGGTGTTCATCGCCCCGATAGTTGAGGAGTTCACCAAGTCCTGGGCAGTCCTGTTCATGAGCCCAAGACTGAACGAGATCGAGGACGGCCTGGTCTACGGGGCGGCGGCAGGTCTTGGATTTGCGGCGGTGGAGAACATTCTGTACAACGGTTCTGCACTGGTATCGGGCACCGAGGTGTTCCTGGTCATAGCCATCAGCCGCGCCTTGACATCGACATTGTTGCACGCTTCGGCCACGGCCGTGACCGGTTATGGCATAGCTCTGTCAAAATTCCACAGGATGGCGGGACATCCTCAATCGTGGGTCCTGTATTACGCCGGGGCGGTGGTGCTGCACGCGTCCTTCAATCTGTTCGCCATCATGGGGAACTTCACCTCGGATGTGGCGTTCGTATCGTTGATAGGGCTCATACTGAGCTTCCTCCTGGCATGGATCGTCTTCACCTGGATCCGCTCCAGCATTCAGCGCCTGGATAGGGTCAACGGATGCCTCAGATGA
- a CDS encoding flavodoxin family protein translates to MVTVVGILGSPHAKGNTATLLESFLAGARDAGAETVRFDAAEMAISGCRACNDCQDTGVCVVDDDMERIYEAICRADVLVLATPLYFSGMSSHLKAVIDRCQCLWQNARRGKAVQDKSAYLLSVGAMENANFRNVLSEVRSFCIGVGITFRGEVTVPGVEAEGDILTHGDDLDRAYLMGREAVSAALI, encoded by the coding sequence ATGGTAACGGTCGTTGGCATCCTCGGAAGCCCTCACGCGAAGGGAAACACCGCAACACTGCTCGAGTCGTTTCTTGCCGGTGCCCGTGATGCAGGGGCGGAGACGGTCCGGTTCGATGCAGCTGAGATGGCAATTTCCGGCTGCAGGGCCTGCAACGATTGCCAGGATACTGGTGTATGTGTAGTGGACGATGACATGGAAAGGATCTACGAGGCCATCTGCCGGGCTGACGTGCTCGTGCTTGCCACCCCATTGTATTTTTCCGGGATGAGCAGCCATCTCAAGGCAGTTATCGATAGGTGTCAATGCCTATGGCAGAACGCAAGGAGGGGGAAGGCGGTCCAGGACAAAAGTGCCTACCTGCTGAGCGTGGGTGCGATGGAGAACGCGAATTTCAGGAACGTTCTGTCCGAGGTGCGATCATTCTGCATCGGGGTCGGTATCACCTTTCGTGGCGAGGTCACTGTTCCAGGGGTGGAGGCGGAGGGTGATATATTGACACATGGCGATGATCTGGACCGAGCCTATCTGATGGGTAGGGAAGCCGTCTCGGCAGCTCTCATCTGA